GTCGGGCTCTACCACGACGAGACGGGGACGCTCGTGGTCCCCGAGGCGCTCGGCACGGCGTCGTACTTCTGCGCCCCAGGGGAACCCCTCGGCGTCCACCCGATGCTCCGCCCCGCACCGCCGAAGCGGGCGTTCCGCGGGCTCGACCCCGAGCGCGTGCTCGTCGGACACGGCGAGGGCGTCTTCGACGACGCCGCGACCGCCGTCCACGACGCGCTCGACAACGCCCGGTCGCGGCTGCCCGCCGCCTACGCCAGGGCGTTTCGGGAACTGTTGTAACACGGCAGCTTCGACACGCTTTTTCAGTCCGGAGCCCCTACTAAGCGCGTGTACGGCGAGCGCGACACCTCGACCGCGGACGACGACGACGCCCACGACGGCGACGCCGGTGACGACAACCGGCCGATATACGTCACGAGCGGCCTCCTCGACGTCCTGCTCGACATGAGCGAGAGCGCCGAGCCAGAGCCGCTCAGCGTGGTTCTGACACCGACTCGTGCCGGGGCGTTCGAGGCGGACCTCGGGATCGACGCGGAGACGCCGGTGCTGACGCACTTTTACCTCCCGGAGGCGGGACGGTCCGTCACCGCGGTGTTCGGTCTCGATCTGTCGACGCCGGCGGGGCGGGGCCGGGCGCGCTTCCACGCCCACCCGCAGGGACCGCGCGAACCGACGAAGCGAGACGACTTCGCGGCCGCGGTGCTCGTCGCCGTCCCGCCGTGGGAGCGGATGGCGGTCCGGGCGTACGATCGATCGGGGAACCGGCTCGCACTCAGAGAGATCGACGCGGTGCCGCCGGAGGAGACGCTCGGGGACGTCGCTCCCTGACTACTCGAGGTACCCGAGGTCGACGAGTTGGTCGGCGATCTCTTCGAACTCCGCTTCGGTCAGGCCACCGGTCCGTTCGTACTGGATGACGATACTCCGGAGCAGGAACCGAACGAGATCGCTCGTCGAGGAGAAACTCGTCCCCTCGATCGTCTCGTCGACGCGTTCGGCGAGGTCTTTCGGGATCGAGACCGTTGTGTACTCTGCCATGGTCGGGGAAGGGGGCCGGTGTCGGTTACCGTTTGCGGACCGTCGCCGCCGGAGCGCCGGTTCGGCGACCGGCTTCGGGGGTTTTTCAACGGAGGACCGCGTAGCGAGAGCCAATGGGAGTCAGGCCACCACAACAGGACGGGTCCGACGCAGATCACATCGAGTTCGGGATCGCGGCGCTCGAACCGCACCTCGACGAGCGGATCGACTACCCCGCGACCGGTGAGGAGATCATCAGGTCGATCGGTGACGTGCAGGTGCCGTACGACGCCTCCGGCGGGACAGTCGCGTTGTCGGAGATACTCGACTCGGCCCCCGCGACGACGTACGAGTCCAGGCGGGACCTCCTCGACACGCTGCACCCGGTGTTCGAGGAGTACCGCTCCGCCGCGTCGAACAGCCTCGTGGGCCGGCTCCGCGGCCTGTTGCCGTTCTGAGCCCGACCGGTCGCCCGCCGATCACCGACTCCCGTCTCTCGCCTCTTCGTCACTCCTCTTCGAGCCGCTCCAGCCGCCGCATCTGCTCGCGGTGCAACGAGAAGATGAGATCGGAGAGCACCCCGAACATCAGCAACTGGACACCGAAGAGGATGCCGAGCGCGGAGACGACCGCGATCGCCTCGTGGCCGATACCGCGGGTGAACCACTCGACGCCAACCCAGATCCCGATCAGGACGCCGACGGCCATGGAGAGCGTGCCGATGCTCCCGAAGTAAAACAGCGGGTTGTTCGTCTTCGCCCGTCGGTACAGTTCGAGGAGGATGATACCGCCGTCGCGAAGCGGGCTGAGGTTGGTGTTCGACCCCGACGGCCGGGGGAGGTACGTGATGGGAACGACCATCGTCTCGATCCGGTGTTTCGCGCACTCGACGGCCATCTCCGTCTCGATACCGAATCCCTCCGCGGAGAGCGTCATCTCCTCGAACGATTCGCGAGTAAAGGCCCGGTAGCCCGAGAGGATGTCGCCGAAGTCGGTGCCGTGGATGAACGCGAACGCCCGGTTGAACAGTCGGTTTCCGACCCGGTTCAGCCGCGTCATCGCCCCGTCGTGCATGTCCGCGAAGCGGTCGCCGATCACGTGCTCGTAGCCCTCGTCGAGCGGGGCCACCATCGCGGCGGCGTCCGACGGGAGGTAGGTCCCGTCGCCGTCGACCATCAGCACGTACGGCGCGTCGATGTGGTCGCGGACCGCCTCACGGACCGCCTGACCCTTTCCGTCCGCCGACTGGAGGACCACGTGCGCGCCGGCGTCCCTCGCGGCCTCCCGAGTCCCGTCGGTGGAGCCGCCGTCGACGACGAGCACGTTCTCGAACCCCTCCTCGCGGTAGCCGCTGACGACCTCGCCGATCGTCTCGCTCTCGTCGAGTGTCGGCACGAGAACGCAGACGTCGTCACGATGGGGCATCAACGGCGCTAACGTCCATGTTTTAAATAACACTTCCGCTCTCGCTCCCCTCGTCCGACCGCCGGATGGCCGCTCCCGATGCCACCCACCATAGATATATCCGGGCGACTGTCCAATCAGAACGGGAGTATGTATGCAGTCATCCTCGCGGCAGGTGAGGGGATGCGTCTCAGACCGCTCACCCGCACGAGGCCGAAACCGATGATCCCAATCGCCAACCGTCCCCTCCTCGAACACGTCGTCGAGGCCGTCGCCGACGCGGGTCTGGAGAAGCTGGTGCTCGTGGTCGGCTACAAGCGCGAGCGCATCCAGAGCCACTTCGGCGACGGCGACGACTGGGGGGTGGAGATCACCTACGCCGTCCAGGAGAAGCAGCTGGGTACCGGGCACGCGGTCGAACAGGCCGAGCCACACCTCGACGGGGAGTTCGTCGTCCTGAACGGCGACCGGATCATCGACAGCGCGCTCGTTTCGCGTGTCGCCGACGAATCGACGCCGGCACCCGCGGTCGCCGTCAGCCGGTCGGAGACGCCGAGTTCGTACGGGGTCGTCGAGGTCGACGGCGACCGGGTGGTCTCCGTCGAGGAGAAACCACCGGAGTACGCGGCGCGGAGCGACCTCATCAACGCCGGCGTCTACAAGTTCACGAGCGACGTGTTCGACGCCATTCGGGGAGTAGAGACGCCGGGCGAGTCACCGATCACCGCTGCGCTCGAACGTCTGGCGGCCGAGGGGACGGTCCGGGCGGTTCGCTACGGCGGGCGGTGGCTCGACGTCTCCGAGCCGTGGGACCTGCTCTCGGTGAACGGCAGCGTCCTCGACGAGACCAACGGCCGGATCGACCGTGCGGCCGCCGTCCACGACGCCGCGACCGTGGCCGGTCCGGTCGACGTCGCCGACGACGTCCACGTCCATCCGAACGCGACGCTCCTAGCGGGCTCGAGCCTCGGTGCCAACGCCGAGATCGGCGCGAACGCCGTGGTGTCGAACTCGGTGATCCTCCCCGACGCGACCGTCGAGGCGGGTGCCGTGGTCCAGGACTGCGTCGTCGGCTCGAACACCGTCGTCGGGCCCAACTGCACGGTCGAAGGCGGCCTCGCGACCGTCGCGCTCGCGGGCGAACTGTACGAGTCGGTCCGTCTCGGTGCCGTCGTCGGCGACAACGTCACCATCGGTGGCGGGGTGACGCTCGCGCCGGGGACGATCATCGGCAACGGTGCCCGGATCCACGAGGGGACGACGGTCGACGGTCACCTCGAAGACGGCGCGGCGGTCAGGAGGGGCTGAGATGTGTGGCATTATCGGCTACGCCGGCGAGCAACGGGCGCTTCCGATCCTCCGGACCGGACTGGAGAACCTCGAGTACCGCGGCTACGACTCCGTCGGCGTCGCACTCGGCGGGGATGACGGACTCCGACTGTTCAAACAGGCCGGCCGGATCGCCGACCTCGCGCTCCCCGCAGACGACGACGCCACCGTCGGCGTCGGGCACACGCGCTGGAGCACCCACGGCAAGCCGACGGACGCGAACGCCCACCCGCACACCGACTGCACGGGTGACGTCGCCGTCGTCCACAACGGCATCATCGAGAACTACGACAGCCTCCGCGAGGAGTTGGGCGACCACGCGTTCACCTCCGAGACCGACACGGAGGTGGTGCCGCACCTCGTCGAGACGTTCCGCGACGCGGGCCACGACCTGCCCGAAGCGGTCGCACGTACCCTCGACCGCCTCGAAGGGACGTTCGCGCTCGGGGTCGTGGCAGCCGACTTCGACGGGATCGTCGCCGCGCGACGGGACAACCCCCTCGTCGTGGGACACGGCGAGACGGGCAACTTCATCGCGAGCGACGTCACCGCCTTCCTCGAACACACCCGCGAGGTGACGTACGTCGAGGACGGCGACGTCGCGGTGCTCTCGGAGGGAGGCGTCGAGATCACGAACGACGGTCGCGCCGTCGACCGCCCCAGAGAACGCGTCGAGTGGGAGGCCGAGGCCGCCGAGAAGAGCGGCTACGACCACTACATGCTCAAGGAGATCCACGAGCAACCCACGGCGCTCCGACAGACCCTGTCGGGTCGAATCGACGAACTCAACGGCGAGGCCGAGATCGAGATCGACCTCCCGAAGGAGTACCTCAACTCCCTCGACGAGGTGACGTTCATCGCCTGCGGGACGTCGTATCACGCGGGGCTGTACGCCGCACAGCTCGTCGAATCGCTCGCCGACGTGCGCGCCAGCGCGGAGGTCGCGAGCGAGTACGAGTTCGACGGGGGCCGCGACCCGTGGCGGACGCTCGTCGTCCCGGTCACCCAGAGCGGCGAGACGGCCGACACCCTCTCCGCGCTCCGGCGCGCCAAGCGCGCCGGGGCCCGCAGTCTCGCGGTGACGAACACCCTCGGGAGCACCGTGACCCGCGAAGCCGACGACACCGTCTTCATCCGCGCCGGCCCCGAGATCGGCGTCGCGGCGACCAAGACGTTCGTCTCGCAGGTCGCGACGCTCGCACTGTTGACCGTCTCGGTCGCCCGCGCGCGCGGAACGATGTCGACGACCGAGGCCATCGAGTTCCTCTCCAACGTCCGACAGCTCCCCGGGGCTGTCCAGCGAGTGCTCGACGCCGAAGCGGCGGTCAGGGACGCGGCCGAGACGTACGCCGACGGCGGGGCGTTCTTCTTCATCGGCCGGAAGCTCGGCTACCCCGTCGCGCTCGAAGGCGCACTGAAGCTGAAGGAGATCGCGTACGTCCACGCCGAGGGGTTCGCGGCGGGGGAGCTGAAACACGGCCCACTGGCGCTCGTCACGTCCGACTCGCCCGTGCTCGCGGTCCTCTCGCAGGGGGCGAACGCGCACGCGACGCTCAACAACGTCAAAGAAGTCGAGTCGCGCGGCGCGCCCGTGCTCGGCTGTACCTCGGTCGCGGACGCCGAGAAGTTCCTCGACCGCTCCTTCGAGGTGCCCGAACTCGGCGCGCTCTCGCCGCTCGTCGCGAACGTCTGTTTCCAGCTGTTCGCCTACCACGTGGCGAAGCTCAAAGGCCGATCGATCGACAAACCCCGGAACCTCGCGAAGAGCGTCACCGTCGAGTGAGCCGGTCTGCCGACGGCCGCGCACCTCACTTTCCCTCTCTCCACGACCGGGCGGCGACTACGAGTCGAGTACGAGCGGTTCGTACCAGTCGCGGTTCTGGCGGTACCAGTCGATGAACTTCGAGACGCCTTCGCGGATGCTCGTCGTCGGCCGGTAGTCGATGAGTTCCCGGGCTTTCGAGACGTCCGAGTGGGTGTGTCTGGCGTCGGCTTCCTGGGCGTCGTCGTAGACGATCTCGACGTCCGCGCCCGTCTCGTCGACGACGTACTGCGCGAGGTCGGTGATGGTGATGTTGCCCGTCGAGCCGATGTTCATCGTCTCGACGTCCGCGGCGTCGGTGTCGAGAAGAGCGAGG
This Salinigranum marinum DNA region includes the following protein-coding sequences:
- a CDS encoding ribbon-helix-helix domain-containing protein, which produces MAEYTTVSIPKDLAERVDETIEGTSFSSTSDLVRFLLRSIVIQYERTGGLTEAEFEEIADQLVDLGYLE
- the aglJ gene encoding S-layer glycoprotein N-glycosyltransferase AglJ, whose product is MPHRDDVCVLVPTLDESETIGEVVSGYREEGFENVLVVDGGSTDGTREAARDAGAHVVLQSADGKGQAVREAVRDHIDAPYVLMVDGDGTYLPSDAAAMVAPLDEGYEHVIGDRFADMHDGAMTRLNRVGNRLFNRAFAFIHGTDFGDILSGYRAFTRESFEEMTLSAEGFGIETEMAVECAKHRIETMVVPITYLPRPSGSNTNLSPLRDGGIILLELYRRAKTNNPLFYFGSIGTLSMAVGVLIGIWVGVEWFTRGIGHEAIAVVSALGILFGVQLLMFGVLSDLIFSLHREQMRRLERLEEE
- the glmU gene encoding bifunctional sugar-1-phosphate nucleotidylyltransferase/acetyltransferase produces the protein MYAVILAAGEGMRLRPLTRTRPKPMIPIANRPLLEHVVEAVADAGLEKLVLVVGYKRERIQSHFGDGDDWGVEITYAVQEKQLGTGHAVEQAEPHLDGEFVVLNGDRIIDSALVSRVADESTPAPAVAVSRSETPSSYGVVEVDGDRVVSVEEKPPEYAARSDLINAGVYKFTSDVFDAIRGVETPGESPITAALERLAAEGTVRAVRYGGRWLDVSEPWDLLSVNGSVLDETNGRIDRAAAVHDAATVAGPVDVADDVHVHPNATLLAGSSLGANAEIGANAVVSNSVILPDATVEAGAVVQDCVVGSNTVVGPNCTVEGGLATVALAGELYESVRLGAVVGDNVTIGGGVTLAPGTIIGNGARIHEGTTVDGHLEDGAAVRRG
- the glmS gene encoding glutamine--fructose-6-phosphate transaminase (isomerizing) — protein: MCGIIGYAGEQRALPILRTGLENLEYRGYDSVGVALGGDDGLRLFKQAGRIADLALPADDDATVGVGHTRWSTHGKPTDANAHPHTDCTGDVAVVHNGIIENYDSLREELGDHAFTSETDTEVVPHLVETFRDAGHDLPEAVARTLDRLEGTFALGVVAADFDGIVAARRDNPLVVGHGETGNFIASDVTAFLEHTREVTYVEDGDVAVLSEGGVEITNDGRAVDRPRERVEWEAEAAEKSGYDHYMLKEIHEQPTALRQTLSGRIDELNGEAEIEIDLPKEYLNSLDEVTFIACGTSYHAGLYAAQLVESLADVRASAEVASEYEFDGGRDPWRTLVVPVTQSGETADTLSALRRAKRAGARSLAVTNTLGSTVTREADDTVFIRAGPEIGVAATKTFVSQVATLALLTVSVARARGTMSTTEAIEFLSNVRQLPGAVQRVLDAEAAVRDAAETYADGGAFFFIGRKLGYPVALEGALKLKEIAYVHAEGFAAGELKHGPLALVTSDSPVLAVLSQGANAHATLNNVKEVESRGAPVLGCTSVADAEKFLDRSFEVPELGALSPLVANVCFQLFAYHVAKLKGRSIDKPRNLAKSVTVE